One stretch of Astatotilapia calliptera chromosome 3, fAstCal1.2, whole genome shotgun sequence DNA includes these proteins:
- the LOC113019744 gene encoding zinc finger protein 239-like: protein MMQESQEPEQQTAGASATSSGAQKQKKTGCGVHQCQDCNKTFKSKHNLKLHQRIHTGERPHSCDECGAAFNTLITLQVHQRIHTGEKPYSCEECGAVFALSDTLKKHLRVHTGEKPYVCDECGKRFTESGSLRGHQRLHTGEKPYSCDLCDKTFAYLGALKTHRRSHTGEKPYWCDKCNKTFTQRSSLNLHRRVHTGERPFWCETCGETFVWQNSLKEHQLSHTGYPCSRCGDVFPDRSLLYNHNLGHRWRDKLVKRAMQKKAEAGNQQPV, encoded by the exons ATGATGCAGGAGAGCCAGGAGCCAGAGCAGCAGACTGCTGGAGCCTCCGCCACCTCCTCAGGAGCCCAG aaacagaagaagactgGATGTGGTGTGCACCAGTGCCAGGACTGCAACAAGACCTTTAAgtcaaaacacaatttaaagctTCACCAGAGAATTCACACCGGAGAGAGACCacacagctgtgatgagtgtggagCAGCTTTCAACACTTTAATCACTCTACAAGTCCACCAGCgcatccacacaggagagaaaccctACAGCTGTGAAGAGTGCGGCGCAGTCTTTGCACTTTCAGATACCCTGAAAAAGCATCTCCGtgtccacactggagagaaacCCTATGTTTGTGACGAATGTGGCAAACGGTTTACAGAGTCCGGCTCCCTCAGGGGCCATCAACGTTTGCACACTGGAGAGAAACCATATAGCTGTGACCTGTGTGACAAAACCTTTGCATACCTGGGGGCCCTAAAGACCCATCGCCGTAGCCACACTGGAGAGAAGCCATACTGGTGCGACAAGTGCAACAAAACCTTCACTCAGCGGTCCAGTCTAAACCTCCACAGGCGTgtgcacactggagagagaccgttctgGTGCGAAACATGCGGGGAAACGTTTGTTTGGCAAAACAGCCTGAAGGAGCATCAACTCTCTCACACCGGGTACCCGTGCAGTCGCTGTGGGGACGTGTTCCCTGATCGAAGCCTTCTGTACAATCACAACCTTGGTCACAGGTGGAGAGATAAACTGGTCAAGAGAGCAATGCAAAAGAAAGCTGAGGCTGGGAATCAACAGCCTGTGTAG
- the LOC113019717 gene encoding P2Y purinoceptor 14-like — translation MIYSKNETSASDQNCGNVDTSANPFFMLVYSMVFLVGLLLNGFIMKFYCCRARQQASSSLMVYLKNLTAADFLLCLSLPLRIAHYAISSSAMVQLLHCTVGASAFFLNMYASIIFMAYIAANRYRKIVHPSGTVRTVRTARIISVITWVILLAPTITFISFFISSKEPLTSNYCVDSFSSSVSLLYKILHTFSAIIVLLVFISMVFFYYSISRKVLQSQQRQLASSGSEKLVKSRRNMLVLVSIFCVCFVPYHLVRLPFVFLSTSCSVGRVLYYLQEAAAMVSVFNVCLDPVVYFYLCKTFRAQVRKTSRRTNIQQANEESESSREQLDIITSTPVM, via the exons ATGATTTACTCAAAAAACGAGACATCGGCTTCGGACCAGAACTGTGGTAATGTCGACACATCAGCCAACCCTTTCTTTATGCTGGTCTACAGTATGGTGTTTCTG GTGGGTTTACTCCTCAATGGCTTCATCATGAAGTTTTACTGTTGTCGGGCTCGGCAGCAGGCATCCAGCAGCTTGATGGTCTACCTGAAGAACCTGACAGCTGCTGACTTCctgctctgcctctctctgccaCTGCGCATCGCCCACTATGCCATCAGCAGCTCTGCCATGGTTCAGCTGCTTCACTGCACAGTTGGAGCTTCTGCTTTTTTCCTCAACATGTACGCCAGCATCATATTTATGGCGTACATCGCCGCCAATAG GTATCGGAAAATCGTACATCCTTCAGGAACTGTACGAACAGTACGAACTGCGAGAATCATCTCTGTCATCACCTGGGTTATTCTCCTGGCTCCAACAATCACTTTTATCAGCTTTTTTATCAGCTCCAAGGAACCTTTGACCTCTAATTACTGTGTTGATTCCTTTAGTTCATCAGTCAGCCTGCTGTACAAAATCCTCCACACCTTCTCTGCAATCATTGTCCTCTTGGTCTTCATATCCATGGTCTTCTTCTACTACAGCATCTCCCGCAAGGTGTTGCAGTCACAGCAGAGGCAGCTGGCCTCCTCTGGTTCTGAGAAGCTGGTGAAGTCTCGCAGGAACATGTTGGTGCTGGTCAGCATCTTCTGCGTTTGCTTTGTCCCGTATCACCTGGTTCGTCTTCCCTTTGTGTTTCTTTCGACCAGCTGCTCTGTGGGTCGAGTTTTGTACTACCTGCAGGAGGCGGCCGCCATGGTGTCAGTTTTCAACGTCTGTCTGGACCCTGTTGTTTACTTTTACCTCTGTAAGACTTTTCGAGCTCAGGTGAGAAAGACGTCCAGGAGGACCAACATCCAACAAGCAAATGAGGAGAGCGAGAGCAGCAGGGAGCAGCTGGACATCATTACATCAACACCAGTGATGTAA